A portion of the Clostridium gelidum genome contains these proteins:
- a CDS encoding galactose ABC transporter substrate-binding protein, whose amino-acid sequence MKILKRTLVIIMLTVVLMNNIQTNIYAYAQISPEKPLKIAVILFSFDDPYISLVRKSLEEIQNKNENNVNYTFYDGKRNQDIQNTIIDSVLESTYDLLLVNLVSLDSDTVTSVINKAKQKNIPIILFNTVPFDIQPVKSYSKSLVISTDSKQSGILQGELVANYWNSKKNNIDYNGDNILQYFMLKGPENITVTLDRSLYSISTIKNSGIKTQEVISKSCYWEEECARNSTELLFLKYGNKFEAIISNNDAMAIGAIKALQKYGYNTGDESKYIPVFGIDGIPEAIDLINKGFMAGTILQDPNETAEALYTIGMNLVNDKYALENTNYKFDETGVTIQMPYYEYKK is encoded by the coding sequence ATGAAAATATTAAAAAGAACATTAGTAATAATTATGTTAACTGTCGTGTTAATGAATAATATTCAAACTAACATTTATGCATACGCACAAATTTCACCTGAAAAACCACTTAAAATAGCTGTAATATTATTTAGTTTTGATGATCCTTACATTTCTTTAGTTCGTAAAAGCTTAGAAGAAATTCAAAATAAAAATGAGAACAATGTTAACTATACTTTTTACGATGGTAAAAGAAATCAAGATATACAAAATACAATTATAGATTCTGTCCTCGAAAGTACTTATGATCTTTTATTAGTAAACTTAGTTAGTTTAGACTCAGACACTGTAACATCAGTCATAAATAAAGCGAAACAAAAAAATATTCCAATAATCTTATTTAACACAGTACCATTTGATATCCAACCAGTTAAATCTTATAGTAAATCTCTAGTTATATCTACAGATTCTAAACAATCAGGTATCTTACAAGGCGAACTTGTTGCTAATTATTGGAATTCCAAAAAAAATAATATAGATTATAACGGTGACAACATATTACAATACTTTATGCTAAAAGGTCCAGAAAATATCACTGTAACACTTGACAGAAGCTTATATTCTATCTCAACGATTAAAAATTCTGGAATAAAAACACAAGAAGTTATATCAAAATCTTGCTATTGGGAAGAAGAATGTGCAAGAAATTCCACTGAATTGTTATTTTTAAAATATGGCAATAAATTTGAAGCGATTATCTCAAATAATGATGCCATGGCAATAGGTGCTATTAAGGCATTGCAAAAATACGGATATAACACAGGTGATGAATCAAAATATATTCCAGTTTTCGGAATCGATGGAATACCTGAAGCTATAGATTTAATTAATAAAGGATTTATGGCTGGTACTATTCTTCAAGATCCTAATGAAACAGCTGAAGCACTTTATACCATAGGGATGAATTTAGTTAATGATAAATATGCTCTTGAAAATACAAATTATAAATTTGATGAAACAGGGGTTACAATTCAAATGCCTTATTATGAATATAAAAAGTAG
- a CDS encoding DUF1883 domain-containing protein translates to MKYSYKEGNFKKGDILSIAVDRKVNIYLMDNINFSKYKNNNSCEYYNSKACSSPYNITVPSTGHWYIVIDLVGGGAGILNYSINVFK, encoded by the coding sequence ATGAAATATTCTTATAAAGAAGGTAACTTTAAAAAAGGCGATATATTAAGTATTGCAGTTGATCGAAAAGTAAATATTTATTTAATGGATAATATAAACTTTTCAAAATATAAAAATAATAACAGTTGTGAGTACTATAATAGCAAGGCGTGTAGTTCTCCCTATAACATAACAGTTCCAAGTACAGGGCATTGGTATATTGTTATAGATTTAGTAGGTGGAGGCGCTGGAATATTAAATTATTCTATAAACGTATTTAAATAA
- a CDS encoding YdcF family protein produces the protein MELMGINFIREITSFIFVEDKIQKADIIFVPGGSWPEPTEKAAKLWIDGYAPYILPSGKYSMSKGYFPGPATNGDKYNGTYETEWEFMKAVALSYGVQESSIIKEDKAEWTKQNAFNSRIVTDKNNLDIKKAIICCKSYHAKRCLMFYSWAYPKTEFFICPVETQEINKDNWFKSEDGIEKVMGELSRCGGQFKKAIRPWSEEC, from the coding sequence ATGGAGCTCATGGGTATAAATTTCATAAGAGAAATTACATCATTCATTTTTGTTGAAGACAAGATTCAAAAAGCTGATATTATTTTTGTGCCTGGTGGTTCATGGCCAGAGCCAACAGAAAAAGCAGCTAAGCTTTGGATTGATGGATATGCGCCTTATATTTTACCTTCAGGGAAATATAGTATGAGCAAAGGCTATTTTCCTGGACCCGCGACAAATGGCGATAAATATAATGGAACTTATGAGACTGAGTGGGAGTTTATGAAAGCTGTAGCACTTTCTTATGGCGTCCAAGAGAGTTCAATAATAAAAGAGGACAAGGCAGAGTGGACAAAACAAAATGCATTTAATTCTAGGATAGTTACAGATAAAAATAATTTAGATATAAAGAAAGCAATTATATGTTGTAAGTCATATCATGCTAAACGATGTCTAATGTTTTATAGCTGGGCTTATCCCAAAACAGAATTCTTTATATGCCCAGTTGAAACGCAAGAAATAAATAAAGATAATTGGTTTAAAAGTGAAGATGGGATTGAAAAAGTCATGGGTGAATTATCACGGTGCGGAGGGCAATTTAAGAAAGCTATTCGACCTTGGAGTGAGGAATGTTAG